Below is a window of Dietzia timorensis DNA.
GCCCGCGACGTTCGTCTCGCTCTCGCCGATGCGCGCCTCGACGAGCTGCGCGGCGCCCACCCCGGGGCCCGCGTCGAGCACGGCCCGCTGCCGCGACCGGGGATCGGCGTCCCGCAGCGCACCCAGCCGCCCGAGCACCGCCAGCACGCCCTGCCAATCGCCGGGCCCCGCGGCCTCGACCTCTTCGAGATGGGCGAGAAGCTCGCGTTCGCGCTCAATGCGCTGCCGTGTCTGCCGCGCCAACTCGGCGAGCGACTTCTCGACGCCCCGCGAGGGATCGGCCAGCGCGCCGGACACCTCGGCGAGCGACATCCCCAGCGAGCGTAGGCTCTCGACGTGCAGCAATCGCGCGAGGTCCTCGCGGGAGTACTCGCGATACCCGGACGACGAGCGTGCGGACGGCGAGACGAGGCCGAGCTCGTCGTAGTGGCGAAGCATGCGGCGGCTCAGTCCCGTGCGCGCCGACACCTCGCCGATGAGCATCGCTACCCCGCCTCCATCTGCCGAAATCCCAGGGCCGTGGCCCTGTTCGCCTCCTCCAGAGCGTAGCCGAAGCCCGCCTCCGGATTCCGCAGCAAATGTAGAGTCGCCCGCGCATGCGCCGCCGTGTCCGGGTCCTCCGCGCGCGCCGCGTCCTCGAGAACGTCCTCGGCCGCATAATCCAGCTCGACGAAAGCCATCGCCAGGCTGCGCTTGACCTCCGCGGATCCGCGCCCCAGCTGCGTCGCCAACGTGGCCGCGAGCTTCGCCCGTTCCTTACCAGGCACGAGTATGACGCCGGACCTCCATGCCGCCCGGGCGACCTCGTCATCCGGATCGGCGAACATGGTGTCGGTCAGCGCGTCCCACGCGCCCGCCGGCCGAATCTTCGACAGCGTGTGCAGCGCCTGGCTTCGCGCCTGCGGCGTGGCGGAATCGAGCTCCGCGAGAACGAGTGGGACTGCCACGTCCTGCGGCTGCCGAGTGAGCGCCCAGGTGAGCATGTCGCGGACGAAGAAATCGGGCTCGACGCCGCACCTTTCAACAAGTCGCGGAGCCAGCGCCGGATCTGGATCACTCCCGGCGGCCAGCGCCGCCTTCAGGCGCACCGACGCGCCTCCGTACGCAAGCGCCTGCGCGATGCGCTCGCTCTGAGCGCCGTTGGTCTGCTGCTGTGGGTTCATCTCGACCACCTCCAGGCGTCAAGAGAACACCCTTACATCGTGTGAGGGTCAAGCATTTGCCGATCAAACTTCGTCGGCGATGTGTAGACATTGATTCCGCTAACGTGCCTTTTCTACGAATTCGAGAAT
It encodes the following:
- a CDS encoding HEAT repeat domain-containing protein: MNPQQQTNGAQSERIAQALAYGGASVRLKAALAAGSDPDPALAPRLVERCGVEPDFFVRDMLTWALTRQPQDVAVPLVLAELDSATPQARSQALHTLSKIRPAGAWDALTDTMFADPDDEVARAAWRSGVILVPGKERAKLAATLATQLGRGSAEVKRSLAMAFVELDYAAEDVLEDAARAEDPDTAAHARATLHLLRNPEAGFGYALEEANRATALGFRQMEAG